Proteins encoded by one window of Balneolaceae bacterium:
- a CDS encoding Hsp33 family molecular chaperone HslO, whose translation MSLKKEEFKFNDRLIKGIEAEGRFKISVVKTTDVVQTAKKNHGLSMLNTVLLGRTLTAAMLLASELKGEERIKVQLQGNGPVGLLVAEANRVGEIRGYSQNPAAELDYSQPDVKIGDGIGLGLLTVSKTLYNEAEPRTSTIEIVEGDVLSDMAHYMVQSEQVLSAFLLDVSLKDNGDVNQAGGVLIQRLPESDESVMESLQKTVKELPSVSSMLENNQYIDSIMEKACEPFTIKELDRQPVHFFCRCSTGKFKNALSLLSYEDLKE comes from the coding sequence ATGTCTCTGAAGAAAGAAGAATTTAAATTTAACGACAGACTAATCAAGGGAATTGAAGCCGAAGGGCGGTTTAAAATCAGTGTTGTAAAAACAACGGATGTAGTTCAAACCGCGAAGAAGAATCATGGCCTTTCCATGTTAAATACCGTACTTCTCGGGCGGACTCTCACCGCAGCGATGCTCCTTGCCTCGGAACTGAAAGGCGAAGAACGGATTAAAGTTCAGCTTCAAGGAAACGGGCCGGTGGGTCTTCTTGTAGCTGAAGCCAATCGTGTGGGAGAGATCAGAGGTTATTCCCAAAACCCGGCGGCAGAACTTGATTACAGTCAGCCGGATGTAAAAATTGGAGACGGAATCGGGCTTGGCCTTCTCACTGTATCAAAAACGCTTTACAATGAAGCCGAACCGCGAACCAGTACGATTGAGATTGTAGAGGGAGATGTACTCTCAGACATGGCTCATTACATGGTACAATCGGAGCAGGTATTGTCCGCTTTTCTGCTTGATGTTAGCCTTAAAGACAATGGGGATGTAAATCAAGCCGGGGGCGTGCTCATCCAAAGACTCCCTGAATCCGATGAATCAGTGATGGAATCACTGCAAAAAACAGTGAAGGAACTGCCATCTGTATCAAGTATGCTTGAAAACAACCAGTATATCGATTCCATAATGGAGAAAGCCTGTGAACCATTCACAATTAAAGAACTGGATCGACAGCCCGTTCACTTCTTCTGCCGTTGCAGCACGGGCAAGTTCAAAAATGCTCTCTCTTTGCTGAGTTACGAAGACCTGAAAGAAC